Proteins encoded in a region of the Podarcis muralis chromosome 2, rPodMur119.hap1.1, whole genome shotgun sequence genome:
- the LOC114592670 gene encoding uncharacterized protein LOC114592670: MGITKKPYKFMECEKREEKQFESMECGKSFTDSGTLGKHQWTHTGEKPFKCMECGKSFGWSSNLRIHKHTHTGEKPYKCKECGKSFSQIGHLRNHQRTHTGEKPYKCMECGKSFTDSGTFRKHQQTHTGEKPFECMECVKSFSQSRHLRIHQRIHTGEKPFECLECGKSFSTKRGLNIHHKTHTGEKPFKCMLCEKSFTVSRTLRNHHRTHTGEKPYKCMDCGKRFSHSETLRKHKRTHTGEKPFKCMECGKSFIDGTALSIHHQTHTGEKPFECMDCGKSFTTSHSLRIHQRTHTGEKPFNCMDCGKNFPDRGTLRIHQRTHTGGKPFECKECGKSFTSNRAVRRHQWTHSGEKPLKCMECGKSFIERRDLRTHHRTHTGEKPFKCTECGKSFNRSGTLRKHQRTHTGEKPFKCMECGKSFIDGTALSIHHQTHTGEKPFKCKECGKGFTNVGNVRRHQRTHTGETI; encoded by the coding sequence atgggaataacaaagaaaccatataaattcatggaatgtgaaaagagagaggagaaacaatttgaaagtatggagtgtgggaagagtttcactgacagtggaacacttggaaaacatcaatggactcacacaggagagaaaccatttaaatgcatggagtgtggaaaaagctttggtTGGAGTTCAAACCTTCGTATACATAAACACacgcacacaggggagaaaccatataaatgtaaggagtgtggaaagagcttcagtcagattggACACCTTAGAAACCATCAACGAAcccacacaggagaaaaaccatataaatgtatggagtgtggaaagagcttcaccgatAGTggaacatttagaaaacatcaacagacacacacaggggagaaaccatttgaatgcatggaatgtgtaaagagcttcagtcaaagtagaCACCTTAGAatccatcaacggattcacacaggggagaaaccatttgaatgtttggagtgtggaaagagtttcagtacaAAGAGAGGACTGAATATTCATCATaaaactcacactggggaaaaaccatttaaatgtatgctgtgtgagAAGAGCTTCACTGTTAGTAGAACACTTAGAAACCAtcatcgaactcacacaggggaaaaaccatataaatgtatggattgtggaaagagattcagtcacagtgaaacactgagaaaacataaacggactcacacaggggagaaaccatttaaatgcatggaatgtggaaagagctttattgaTGGTACAGCACTTAGTATCCAtcatcaaactcacacaggggagaaaccatttgaatgtatggattgtggaaaaagcttcactaCTAGCCATAGCCTTAGAatccatcaacggactcacacaggggagaaaccatttaattgcatggatTGCGGTAAGAACTTCCCTGATCgtggaacacttagaatccatcaacggactcacacagggggaaaaccatttgaatgtaaggagtgtggaaagagcttcacttctAATAGAGCAGTAAgaagacatcaatggactcactcaggggaaaaaccattaaaatgcatggaatgtggaaagagttttattgAGAGAAGAGACCTGAGAACCCATCatcgaactcacactggggagaaaccatttaaatgcaccgagtgcggaaagagcttcaatcgcagtggaacacttagaaaacatcaacggactcacacaggggagaaaccatttaaatgcatggaatgtggaaagagctttattgaTGGTACAGCACTTAGTATCCAtcatcaaactcacacaggggagaaaccatttaaatgtaaggagtgtggaaagggcttcaccaatgttggaaatgttagaagacatcaacggactcacacgggagaaaccatttaa